The genomic window CGGGAAATTTTTTTGAATATATGCAACACACAAAAAACGATAGAAGTTCTTTAATGGCCTGAGAGAGGTCTAGAGTTCTATCGCTTCAAATTTCAAATTATTTTCTTAACTTGCAGATATTCAACAATCGGGCGTGTTTCTATAGTATTCGGCAGATTTGTTACAGCCAAGCATCTCAAAAATACGGACTGCATCCTCCATCTTTTTCTGACCTTCCTTGACTCTGCCTTGCTTGCTATCAAGGAGACCTTCCGCCCACAAGTAGACTATTCGGAAATAGGTCTCGTTTTCCTTGTAGAAATGCTCTTCGATAACACGTTTAAAATAATAGGCATTGGTAAATTCTTCACACTCAATGCTAGCTAAAAAACCATTCAATAGCATGGTGTGAAAAAGGTTACGATTACCAGACATTTCCATTAGAAAATCGGATTTGCGGACCATTTCTCGTACATATCTAGTAAAAAGAGGAACAGATAAGAGTGGGGAACTGACTGAGAACAAATTGAGTTCATAGATTCCCCAAATCTCGGTAGAAAACAGGTAGTCATGAAGGACTTTCCCTTCCTCTGCTGTTAACTCTACCGTTTCATCCATGCTCTTCATATAAGACTTGATCATAATGGCATTTAGAATATGTTTCTGTTTATTTTGAGAATCAGCATGCTTTTGATACTCCTTACGATACAAGTCCTCGAGAGGTGCTATGTCCTTTGGATCCAAGATATCTGTGATTTCTTTTCTCAACTCAGAATCTGTATCATACTGAAAACCTCTCGCCAGAAAGAGAATTTCTTCTACACTAGTAGATATATTTTCTAGGGCAAACAGAAACTTTTCCACCGAAAGCTCACTCTGACCAGTTTCAAATCGGGACAACATAGACGGCGAAAATTGTCCCCTAGTTGCTTGTCTCAGCGAGATATTTCTTGACTCTCGTAATTGTCTAAAGACTTTTCCAATCTGCTCCATAGACTTCCCCTTGATTCCTCATTTTCTTCATTTTATCATATTTTTCAGAAAATTCATCAAAAACTTGCCAAATTGTCAGAATTATGAGAAAATAGAGGATACTTATCACGTGGAGGGACTGTTATGAGAGACGACATCAAAATCAATGACCGGGCTTTGGCCTTGCAAGACCAAATTATTGAAAAACTAGAGAAGGTTTTTGATACAGATGTGGAATTGGATGTTTACAATCTGGGCTTGATTTATGAAATCAATCTGGACGAAACAGGTCTCTGCAAGATTGTCATGACCTTTACTGACACTGCCTGCGATTGCGCTGAAAGCCTGCCTATCGAAATCGTCGCAGGTCTGAAACAAATCGAGGGTATCGAAGATGTCAAGGTTGAAGTCACCTGGTCACCTGCCTGGAAGATTACACGAATCAGTCGCTACGGCCGTATTGCCCTGGGACTACCACCTCGTTAAAACATAAAAGGCTCTCTGTTTACTTTCAGAGAGCTGTTTTATTATTAAATTCCTTTAACTGCAAAATAGTGCCCACTCGGGTTTGCAAAGTTAAAATTCAAAAACGGTTCTTCATTCACTGGACTAGTTGTATCGGTTATCCTAGACACCAGTTTATGTAAGGCGTAGATATCTTTAGCTTCAAAAAGAATACTTGGCTTCATATCAACTACTTCTGGCGATACCTGACGAATAAAGTCCTTGGCATAGACAGTAAAAGTCAAAGTACTATCTACATGCGGTTTCATCTCAAAAGTTTTAAATCCCATTATTTCCGATTGGTTAAAACTTCAAATCCAATGGCAGACCAAAAATCTTTCTCTGCTACGACGTCATCTACATAAAGCATGATCCCTGTATTTTTTGAAAACATTGTCTCTCCTTTATCAATTCAACTCGAATTAACATTTTAGCACAATCATTAAAAAGGAACAATTGATTTGATTAAAACAAAACAGTGCAACCTTATCTAGACTGCACTGTTTTTTAGTCTTAGTTATTTTTTACCTGACTTATCCATATTCCAGAAGTCTGTCACGGCTCCGCGTGAAGCAGATGATACGATATGGGCATATTTACCAAGAACACCACGGCTGTAAAGTGGTGGCAAGGTTGTTTCTGCTTTACGTTTTTCAAGTTCTTCTTCCGATACGGCCATGGAAATTTCTTTGGTATCTTGGTCAACCGTAACGATATCACCTGTACGAAGGTAGGCAATTGGTCCACCATCCTGAGCTTCAGGGGCGATATGTCCAACAACCAGACCATAAGTACCACCAGAGAAACGTCCGTCTGTCAAGAGGGCAACCTTGTCTCCTTGACCTTTACCAACGATCATGGATGAAAGTGACAGCATCTCAGGCATACCAGGACCACCCTTAGGTCCAACGAAACGGACAACGACAACATCGCCATCAACGATTTCATCTGTCAGAACAGCCTGAATGGCATCTTCTTCTGAGTCAAAGACTTTAGCAGGTCCAACGTGACGACGCACTTTAACACCTGATACCTTAGCAACCGCGCCATTAGGGGCAAGGTTCCCGTTCAAGATGATAAGCGGACCATCTGCACGTTTTGGATTTTCAAGTGGCATAATGACTTTTTGACCTGGTGTGAGGTCTGCAAAGTCAGCCAAGTTTTCAGCAACCGTCTTACCAGTACATGTGATGCGGTCTCCATGAAGGAAGCCATTTGCCAAGAGATATTTCATAACCGCAGGTACACCACCGACTTCGTAGAGATCTTGGAAGACATACTGACCAGATGGTTTCAAATCGGCCAAGTGAGGAACACGCTCTTGGATCGTATTGAAGTCCTCAAGTGACAAGTCAACATTAGCCGCATGGGCAATGGCAAGCAAGTGAAGAGTGGCATTTGTAGAACCACCGAGAGCCATCGTTACAGTGATGGCATCTTCAAAGGCTTCACGAGTCAAGATATCTGATGGTTTGAGACCAAGCTCCAGCATCTTGACAACAGCACGTCCTGCTGCTTCGATATCTTCTTTCTTGTCAGCTGATTCAGCTGGGTGAGATGAAGATCCTGGCAAACTCATACCTAGAACTTCGATAGCAGTCGCCATGGTATTAGCTGTATACATACCACCACAGCCACCAGGGCCAGGGCAGGCATTACATTCAAGACGCTTCACGTCCTCAGCTGTCATGTCACCGTGGTTCCACTTACCGATACCTTCAAAGACAGAAACCAAGTCAATGTCTTTGCCATCAAGATTTCCCGGTGCAATGGTCCCACCATAGGCGAAAATAGCTGGGATATCCATATTGGCAATGGCAATCATGGAACCAGGCATGTTCTTGTCACAGCCACCGATAGCCACAAAGGCATCCACATTATGCCCCCCCATAGCCGCCTCGATTGAGTCCGCAATGATATCGCGAGATGTTAGAGAGAAACGCATCCCAGGCGTTCCCATGGCAATCCCGTCCGCTACGGTAATGGTTCCAAACTGAACAGGCCAAGCACCTGCCGATTTGATACCCTCTTTAGCCAATTTTCCGAAATCATGCAAGTGGATGTTACATGGTGTATTTTCCGCCCAAGTCGAAATCACTCCCACAATCGGTGTTTCAAAATCCTTATCTGTCATACCAGTCGCACGAAGCATAGCGCGGTTTGGTGATTTAACCATGCTGTCATAAATGCTACTGCGGTGACGTTTATCTAATTCAGTCATCTTATCCCTCCCGCTTCAGTTTTTACTATTATAGCACATTTTAAAGGCAATGAACAGAAGAAAATTCTTGAATTTTCAGAAAATTCTATACAGTGATATTTTCTTTAAAAATGTTACATTTATTTCTTGACTTTACAAATTAAAGTGATATCATTTAGATATCACATAACAGGAGGTCATTCTTATGACTGAAAAACTAATCAATTCAAAACCAAATGGTGTAGCGGCCTTGATACTTATCGAGTTGACACTCGTACTTGGCATTTTTATATTTGTAATCGGTGCTGGTTCGGAAAACGTTTTTGGAATTATTATCGGACTTTTATTAAGCTTAATTGCAGGTCTAGCTCATGCTGGTTTAAAAGTTGTCAAACCTCAGGAAGCTCTGGTTTTGACCCTCTTTGGTAATTATACAGGTACCATCAAAGAACCTGGTTTTTACTTTGTCAATCCTTTTAGCATAGCAGTCAACCCTGCAAACCACACTCGACTTGGTCAAAGTGGTGATGTTAGCACAAAATCTCCTTTTTCAGGAATGAAATCATCAAATGGCAATGATGTAAGCCTTGAAATTGGCAAGAAACAGATTTCTCTCAAGGTTATGACCTTGAGCAATTCTCGCCAAAAAATCAATGATTGTCTAGGAAATCCCGTAGAAATCGGTATCGCGGTAACTTGGAGAGTTGTCGATACCGCTAAGGCAGTCTTCAACGTTGATAACTATAAAGAATATCTCTCATTGCAGTGTGATAGCGCCCTCCGTAATATTGTCCGCATCTATCCTTACGATGTGTCTCCTAATGTAGATACTACAGGGGATGGACAAGCAGATGAAGGTAGTCTCCGCGGTTCTAGTGAGATTGTAGCTAAACGTATTCGTGAAGAAATCCAAAGTCGTGTTGAGGATGCTGGCTTGGAAATCCTTGAAGCCCGAATCACTTACCTAGCTTATGCGCCAGAAATTGCTGCTGTCATGCTTCAACGTCAACAAGCATCTGCTATTATCGATGCACGTAAGATGATTGTAGACGGCGCTGTAGGAATGGTTGAAATGGCCCTAGAACGTCTCAATGAAGGGGA from Streptococcus oralis includes these protein-coding regions:
- the ilvD gene encoding dihydroxy-acid dehydratase, with translation MTELDKRHRSSIYDSMVKSPNRAMLRATGMTDKDFETPIVGVISTWAENTPCNIHLHDFGKLAKEGIKSAGAWPVQFGTITVADGIAMGTPGMRFSLTSRDIIADSIEAAMGGHNVDAFVAIGGCDKNMPGSMIAIANMDIPAIFAYGGTIAPGNLDGKDIDLVSVFEGIGKWNHGDMTAEDVKRLECNACPGPGGCGGMYTANTMATAIEVLGMSLPGSSSHPAESADKKEDIEAAGRAVVKMLELGLKPSDILTREAFEDAITVTMALGGSTNATLHLLAIAHAANVDLSLEDFNTIQERVPHLADLKPSGQYVFQDLYEVGGVPAVMKYLLANGFLHGDRITCTGKTVAENLADFADLTPGQKVIMPLENPKRADGPLIILNGNLAPNGAVAKVSGVKVRRHVGPAKVFDSEEDAIQAVLTDEIVDGDVVVVRFVGPKGGPGMPEMLSLSSMIVGKGQGDKVALLTDGRFSGGTYGLVVGHIAPEAQDGGPIAYLRTGDIVTVDQDTKEISMAVSEEELEKRKAETTLPPLYSRGVLGKYAHIVSSASRGAVTDFWNMDKSGKK
- a CDS encoding helix-turn-helix domain-containing protein, which gives rise to MEQIGKVFRQLRESRNISLRQATRGQFSPSMLSRFETGQSELSVEKFLFALENISTSVEEILFLARGFQYDTDSELRKEITDILDPKDIAPLEDLYRKEYQKHADSQNKQKHILNAIMIKSYMKSMDETVELTAEEGKVLHDYLFSTEIWGIYELNLFSVSSPLLSVPLFTRYVREMVRKSDFLMEMSGNRNLFHTMLLNGFLASIECEEFTNAYYFKRVIEEHFYKENETYFRIVYLWAEGLLDSKQGRVKEGQKKMEDAVRIFEMLGCNKSAEYYRNTPDC
- a CDS encoding SPFH domain-containing protein, with translation MTEKLINSKPNGVAALILIELTLVLGIFIFVIGAGSENVFGIIIGLLLSLIAGLAHAGLKVVKPQEALVLTLFGNYTGTIKEPGFYFVNPFSIAVNPANHTRLGQSGDVSTKSPFSGMKSSNGNDVSLEIGKKQISLKVMTLSNSRQKINDCLGNPVEIGIAVTWRVVDTAKAVFNVDNYKEYLSLQCDSALRNIVRIYPYDVSPNVDTTGDGQADEGSLRGSSEIVAKRIREEIQSRVEDAGLEILEARITYLAYAPEIAAVMLQRQQASAIIDARKMIVDGAVGMVEMALERLNEGELVELDEERKAAMVSNLLVVLCGNHDAQPIVNAGSLY
- a CDS encoding metal-sulfur cluster assembly factor yields the protein MRDDIKINDRALALQDQIIEKLEKVFDTDVELDVYNLGLIYEINLDETGLCKIVMTFTDTACDCAESLPIEIVAGLKQIEGIEDVKVEVTWSPAWKITRISRYGRIALGLPPR